DNA sequence from the Paenibacillus azoreducens genome:
CCCGATTGAGGAACGACCGGGGCATGAAGTTACGGAAGGTTTCGGCAAAAGAACAGCGCCGCAAGGCATAAAGGTGTACAATCCCGCTTTTGACGTGACGCCGAATGAATATGTCACCGCCATCATCACGGAAAAGGGAATCGTCCGAGCCCCTTATGCGGAGAATCTGGCGTCGCTTTTCCGCTAAATTGGAGGGGGCTGCTTTGCGGCCTTCCTCTAACGAAACAGGGACACGCTATTGCCGCAAATGAGGCGACAAAATAAATCTAACGAAACATCATATCGTTATTCAGGCGAAATGCATGGAAATCACCGTTAATTTTGCCCAATAGCGATCCATAGTTTCGTTAAAAAATTTAGGAGTTATATTTTGTGCAAATAGCGATTGTGAGTTTCGTTAGGAGATCTGGAGGTGCTACTGGAGGTACTGCTGAAGGCATCGTTGGCTCTAATTGCACACGATGTGGTACGACGTTAGAACATCACTGGGTCAAAGGACGATACCGTACATTTCGACCGTTGTCCCCGCCTCGCAAAGAACGGAACGCTTCAGCTCTCCCCATTGTGTAACGCAAATGCAAATGGAGTCGCACCTATCCAATCGAGCATTCGGCAGACGTTCGCCAGGAGCCTTGTAGCTTTTTCGACCTATTCGACCTATAGATGACGTCCATGCCGGGCGTACAATAAAAACCAGTCCCGGAAATGGGGCTGGTTTCGCTTGTTTAATCCCTTTTTGAAGATTATAGAATTCGTAAGTTTTAAGCGGGGCTTAAGTCATTCTATAACCGCAAGAAAAATTTCCGTTTAAATAACGGTCTGTCTTCTCTGGAAGTACTTCGATAGTCATTTTTCTTCTCTTCATGTAAATGTATGACTTTTGAATTATCTCACAACATTTTGAGAAGCGCTTCATGTCCGGGCATTCCCGGTAATATGCCAAGAGCAGCCGCTTCATCCGTCACGGATTCGAGCGGAGATTCCAGCAGCTCCTTTAATGTACGGACTCCTACCGCTCTGCCGGCAATGATTTTGCGGTCGCCCAGGCGGTCGTTCAACAGCCCGATATCAAGCGCCCCGCACATAATATACCCGCGCGCAGTGCTGATCGAGAGCAATGTCGTCTTGGGCAGCTTGACTTCCACGCCAACCAGCGGCTGGTCGCCAACCCAAATTGGCTCCATTGTCACCAAGGGCTCACACCTCCCTTTTTGGATAAATGCTCAAATTATGTGTATTCGTGGAGGAGGCACAATGTGTATGCAATTAAAGATAAAATTACGATCATCTTAGGAAAAAAGATATGCATACCCCCTACATTAGGACTATTCAATGTTTACATGTTCATGATATGATTTATATAGTTGAAGACTTATTTTTTCACATGTTATAGGCTGGGGGAATTATGAATAAAAATCAAAGTTACGAAGAGTCGGGATATTTATTTAATGTCGATATCCTGGTAAAAAGCCGCTCGAACGCACTCGCTCTGCAGGCTATGATTGAAATGTTGAATGATAGTGAAAACATCGCGGATTTTCGGATCAAATCAGGAATGGAACTCGGTCAGTTGATCGAAGCAATGCTTCAAGACAAACGGAAATCTCTTATTAAGCCAGGTGCTTCGGCTGCCTCTTTGCCTAACGGACAAGCTAAACCGAAAGCCATAAGCCAGTCGGACAAAAGCCCCAGCTCCCCCGCTGAGATAAAGCAAAGCAGCTCGCAATTATACGAATGGATTACGGACTGCATACGCGACAACCGGCTAACCCGCCTAACGGCAAACCGCGGCGGCCAGCCGACCAGCATGCCATGCCGCATATTGAATTTTGACGAAAACAATCAGCTCTTGAACGTATATCATGTTGACGAGAAACAGGTATATTCGTTTAAGCTGAGCGAAATCATCGAGGTTGTTTAATACGGGCAAAGCCCTTGCCATCCGCGATAAACGGAGTGCAAGGGCTTTTTTGGCTTCAGTTATGACCGTTACATATGATGCTCGGGATGGAAAGCATATTATTTTTTGCGGGTGATAGCCTCTGCCATAAGACAAATCCAGCCGGCAATAAAGGCCACTCCGCCAAACGGCGTAATAATACCCAAGGATTTGATGCCCGTAATCGTAAGCAGGTACAAGCTGCCCGAAAAAAGAACAATGCCTGCAAGCAAAAGCCACCCCGCCCAGGCCAGCTTACGAGAATCGCCCCAAAGTCCGGCGGCAAGCGCAATCAAAAGAATTCCAAGCGCATGTACCATATGGTATTGAACACCTGTTTCATAGACTTTCATGGCAGTTTCGCCGACAGACTGCTTAATCATATGGGCTCCAAAAGCGCCGATCGCTACGGAGAGCATAGCCATCAGGGCCCCGATGATCATAAACTTGCGCTGCATATCAGATGTCACCCCTTTATATGATATCCGTTTCTTAACTTCATAATCTGTCATCCATATTACCCTATCTGGTATGCCTTTACCAGCGGTATCCGGTGCAAAGGCCTTCAATCCGGCTTGATTTTTGCCTTATAATATGGAAGAGTAATTAACATCCCCTGATTTTCGAAAGTAATAGATGCCAAGCTTTCTAAATTCAGGTTACATATCTCATTTCGGTAAGGAGAGAAGAACATGGAACCACACCAGTCTCCCCAGCATCTGCAGCAGCAGATGCGGCATACCGGACCCGGGATTGCTTCATTTATCATCAGTCTCGTGTCCATGCTGGCTTATATTATTAGCGTAGGTGCAATGGGAGCGATATTTGCAAATGGCTTTGCGAACGACCATTCCTGGACACAAAGCTCCACGACGGGAGTTACGGTAGTCACGCTCATTTTGATCGGCCTGTTTGCGGCCAATATTTTGGGAATCGTGCTGGGCATTGTGGGCATGGTCATCCGCAACCGCAAAAAGATTTTCGCGATCCTGGGATTATCCTTGAATACAATCATTATTTTAAGCTTTGGTCTGATGTTCGTCATACTCATGCTTAGAGCAGGAAGGTGAATAAGATGTCTAACATAAAAATTTTTGCCGACAGCACCTGCGACTTGCCTCGGGAATGGGTGCAGAAATATGATATCGGCATTATTCCGCTATACGTCACCTTTGGGGACGAAACATACAAGGATGGAGTGGACATTACAACGCCCGAACTGTATGCGAAGGTGGACAAGATCGGCAGCCTGCCAAAGACGGCCGCTCCGTCGCCGGCGGATTTCATACAGGCGTTTGCCCCGCATATTGAAGCAGGCCGGGACATCGTCTATATCAGTCTTTCGTCCGAGCTGTCTTCCACCTATCAAAATGCAGTGATTGCTGCGGGCGAATTTCCGGAGGGCAGAGTTACGGTCATCGATTCTTTGAACTTATCAACCGGCATCGGGCTTCAGGTCATGAAGGCGGTAAGGGCCGCCGAAGAAGGAAAAACGCCGCAAGAAATCGCGAAACGGATTGAAAGCATCAAGCCTCTTGTCGAAACGGAATTCGTGATCGACTCCCTGGACTATTTGTACAAAGGCGGCCGCTGCTCCGGCATGCAAAATCTCGTCAGCAGCCTGCTTAAAATCCGCCCGGTCATTAAAGTCATCGACGGAAAAATGACGCCGGCCTATAAGGTTCGGGGCAAACGGGAAAAAGCTCTTGAGCAAATGCTGAACAACGCTCTGGACAAACGCGGCCAGATGGACAATGACCTCATTTTCGTCACCCATTCCCTGGCCGAAGAGGACGCCAACGAGCTTAAAAAGATTCTTGAAGAGAAAACAGGCGCCCGCGAGATCGCCATCTCCGATGCTGGCTGCGTCATTTCCTCCCACTGCGGAGCGAAAACGATCGGCATCTTGTATGTTAAAAAAGCATAATTCGAATCCTTTCTTGATTATTGATGCAACCAACATATTTCAAGGGAGGATTTTGCAAAAATCCTGAAGGAGATGTTCATGGCTAAACTTAAAATTTTTGCGGACAGCACAAGCGATCTGCCTAAGGAATGGATCGACCGGCACGACATCGGGATCATTCCCCTGTATGTCGTTTTTGGAAACGAACAGCTCAGGGACGGGGTCGATATTACGCCAGCCGAGTTATATAAAAGAGTATCCCGCAGCGGAAGTCTGCCGAAAACGGCCGCCCCTTCCCCTGCGGATTTTATGGCCGCATTCGAACCTTATGTGGAGCAGGGAGATTCTATTCTATACATCAGCCTTTCTTCCGGACTTTCGGCTACCTATCAAAATGCATTGATTGCCGCTGCCGAATATCCGGAAGCTTCCATTCGCGTCGTTGATTCCCTGAACCTCTCCAGCGCGATCGGCCTGCTCGTGATGAAAGCCGTATATGCGGCAAACGAGGGCAAAAGCTTGGACGAAATCGTCCGCATGCTCGAGAGCGCCCGTCCGGCAGTCGAAAGCGAATTCGTCATCGACACGCTTGAATACCTCTACAAAGGAGGACGCTGTTCCGGCGTGCAAAATTTATTGGGCAGCCTCCTAAACATCCGCCCTGTCATCAAGGTGATTGACGGCAAGATGACGCCGGCTTATAAAGTGCGGGGCAAAAAAGAAAAAGCAATGAATCAGATGCTGCAAAACGCGCTGGATAAACAAGAACGGATGGACAATGACCTGATCTTTGTCGTCCATACTTACGCCGAAGACGAGGCCCAATATTTGCAGCAGGTGTTAAAAGAAAAAACGAACGCCCGCGAAGTCGCCATTTCAACTGCCGGCTGCGTTATTTCAAGCCACTGCGGCCCGAAAACCATCGGGATTATGTACTGCAAGCATTCAGGGTTCATTTCCTAATAGTCCTTTGCTATTTCATGGTGATCCTTCGCGATTCCTTTCTGATCCTTTGCTATTTCATTGTGGTCCTTCGCCTTTTATGTGGTGATCCTTCGCTATTTCATTGTGACCGTTCGCGATTCCTTTGTGACTCTTTTTCCCATTACGGATGAGCCGCAAAAAACAAAGGTTGCAAAAGTACAGCTATTTTTTAGCGTTCCAGGCAATTATGCTAAGAAGCTTGCAAAAGTGCATCTTTTTTCCACCTTTTGAGCATAAACAGACGACTCATGATTAAATTAATGCACTTTCTCCTAGGCCCCCTAATTAAACTGGAGTCCTCCTACACAATAATTTAAACTAAGAATTAAGAGAAACTGGGAGGATGATCCGGAATGGGGAAAAGGCTGAAAGAAGAAGAACGAATCAAA
Encoded proteins:
- a CDS encoding YunC family protein, with the protein product MVTMEPIWVGDQPLVGVEVKLPKTTLLSISTARGYIMCGALDIGLLNDRLGDRKIIAGRAVGVRTLKELLESPLESVTDEAAALGILPGMPGHEALLKML
- a CDS encoding DUF423 domain-containing protein — encoded protein: MQRKFMIIGALMAMLSVAIGAFGAHMIKQSVGETAMKVYETGVQYHMVHALGILLIALAAGLWGDSRKLAWAGWLLLAGIVLFSGSLYLLTITGIKSLGIITPFGGVAFIAGWICLMAEAITRKK
- a CDS encoding DegV family protein encodes the protein MSNIKIFADSTCDLPREWVQKYDIGIIPLYVTFGDETYKDGVDITTPELYAKVDKIGSLPKTAAPSPADFIQAFAPHIEAGRDIVYISLSSELSSTYQNAVIAAGEFPEGRVTVIDSLNLSTGIGLQVMKAVRAAEEGKTPQEIAKRIESIKPLVETEFVIDSLDYLYKGGRCSGMQNLVSSLLKIRPVIKVIDGKMTPAYKVRGKREKALEQMLNNALDKRGQMDNDLIFVTHSLAEEDANELKKILEEKTGAREIAISDAGCVISSHCGAKTIGILYVKKA
- a CDS encoding DegV family protein, translated to MAKLKIFADSTSDLPKEWIDRHDIGIIPLYVVFGNEQLRDGVDITPAELYKRVSRSGSLPKTAAPSPADFMAAFEPYVEQGDSILYISLSSGLSATYQNALIAAAEYPEASIRVVDSLNLSSAIGLLVMKAVYAANEGKSLDEIVRMLESARPAVESEFVIDTLEYLYKGGRCSGVQNLLGSLLNIRPVIKVIDGKMTPAYKVRGKKEKAMNQMLQNALDKQERMDNDLIFVVHTYAEDEAQYLQQVLKEKTNAREVAISTAGCVISSHCGPKTIGIMYCKHSGFIS